CCCTCTCTATGCCGATCCCAAGAAGGAAGAGGAGGCAAAGGTTCCGCCGGTCCCATACGAAGAGCTCGATCTCTTCGCAAAGGTCTACCATTACATCCAAAACCATTACGTTGAAGAGGTCGATGGCAAAAAGGTGATTGAGGGGGCGATTGACGGGATGCTCCGCTCGCTCGATCCCCACTCCAGTTTTTTAAGGCGTGATGTCTACAACGAGCTCAAGGTCGATACGGAGGGACAATTTGGGGGTATCGGTATCGAAATTACAATAAAAGATGAGGTGCTGACCGTTGTCACCCCGCTTGAGGGGACACCGGCCTATAAGGCGAAGATCGAGGCCGGCGACAAGATCATCAAGATCGATGGCACTCCCACTAGAGAGATGTCACTCGCCGATGCCGTTTCAAAGATGCGCGGCAAGAAGGGGTCCAAAATTACGCTCACGTTGGTGCGAGAAGGGAAGAAGCAACCGTTCGACGTCGTGCTCACGCGTGAGGTGATCCATATCCAGAGTGTCCGGTCCGAACTTCTTGAGAAACAGTATGGCTATGTCCGGATCAATTCATTTCAGGAAGGGACGAGCCGTGAACTCACCAAGGCGTTACAACGACTAGGCAAGGGGACCCTCCTGAAAGGACTCATCCTCGATCTTCGAAACAATCCCGGTGGACTTCTGGATGAGGCAATCGCTGTCGTCGATTCCTTTCTCAAAGAGGGGGTCATTGTATCGACCAAGAGTCGTGATCAGGAGACCGATCGTAAACTGGCTCAGGACGACGGCAATGAGCCTAATTATCCGATCGTTCTCCTCATTAACGGCGGCTCGGCCTCCGCCTCGGAGATCGTTGCGGGGGCGTTGCAGGACCACCACAAGGCGGTCCTCCTGGGAACGACCACCTTTGGCAAGGGCTCTGTTCAAACCGTTTATGAGCTCGATAAGGGGACGGCGCTTAAGCTCACGATTGCGCGCTACTACACCGCCTCGGGTCGCTCCATCCAGGCCGAGGGGATCAAACCGGATATCGTGGCAACCCAAGAGGCGCCCAGCTCATCTGAATCCTCCCAATCCTCTATTCGTGAAAAAGACCTTAAAGGGCATCTGGAAGAGGAGGAGAGAAAATTCGCAAAAGAGAAGGAATCCGAGATTGACCATCAAAAACAGCTGGCACTCAATTATCTCAAGGGGCTCGAGGCGTTTGTCCCACCGCAACAAAAATAGGGGTCACCTCTGATT
This sequence is a window from Deltaproteobacteria bacterium. Protein-coding genes within it:
- a CDS encoding S41 family peptidase, giving the protein MRHGNINTKLKRQFSILLVTLLTFLPLYADPKKEEEAKVPPVPYEELDLFAKVYHYIQNHYVEEVDGKKVIEGAIDGMLRSLDPHSSFLRRDVYNELKVDTEGQFGGIGIEITIKDEVLTVVTPLEGTPAYKAKIEAGDKIIKIDGTPTREMSLADAVSKMRGKKGSKITLTLVREGKKQPFDVVLTREVIHIQSVRSELLEKQYGYVRINSFQEGTSRELTKALQRLGKGTLLKGLILDLRNNPGGLLDEAIAVVDSFLKEGVIVSTKSRDQETDRKLAQDDGNEPNYPIVLLINGGSASASEIVAGALQDHHKAVLLGTTTFGKGSVQTVYELDKGTALKLTIARYYTASGRSIQAEGIKPDIVATQEAPSSSESSQSSIREKDLKGHLEEEERKFAKEKESEIDHQKQLALNYLKGLEAFVPPQQK